One Haemorhous mexicanus isolate bHaeMex1 chromosome 19, bHaeMex1.pri, whole genome shotgun sequence genomic window carries:
- the YPEL1 gene encoding protein yippee-like 1: MVKMTKSKTFQAYLPNCHRTYSCIHCRAHLANHDELISKSFQGSQGRAYLFNSVVNVGCGPAEERVLLTGLHAVADIYCENCKTTLGWKYEHAFESSQKYKEGKFIIELAHMIKDNGWE, encoded by the exons ATGGTAAAAATGACAAAATCAAAAACGTTCCAGGCTTACCTGCCAAACTGTCATCGAACCTACAGCTGCATCCACTGCAGAGCCCATCTCGCCAATCACGATGAATTGATCTCCAAG tCCTTCCAGGGAAGCCAGGGACGAGCCTACCTCTTCAATTCTGT gGTAAATGTGGGCTGTGGTCCAGCAGAGGAGAGAGTTCTTCTGACAGGTTTACATGCTGTAGCAGATATCTATTGTGAAAACTGTAAAACCACTCTTGGATGGAAATAT gaaCATGCTTTTGAGAgcagtcagaaatacaaagaaggaaaatttatCATTGAACTTGCCCACATGATAAAAGACAATGGCTGGGAGTGA